One genomic region from Meleagris gallopavo isolate NT-WF06-2002-E0010 breed Aviagen turkey brand Nicholas breeding stock unplaced genomic scaffold, Turkey_5.1 ChrUn_random_7180001869617, whole genome shotgun sequence encodes:
- the LRFN1 gene encoding leucine-rich repeat and fibronectin type III domain-containing protein 1: MARAGANESLSVGAERRIVAADLTASSARIRWLPQRHVPGLRMFQIQYNSSIDDSLVYRLLPPSSRSFVLRDLAAGREYDLCVSALYAEGTAAPPASRALGCVRFRHSHKSS; the protein is encoded by the exons ATGGCGCGGGCTGGAGCCAACGAATCGCTGTCAGTGGGTGCGGAGCGACGCATCGTGGCAGCGGATCTGACGGCGTCGTCGGCGCGCATCCGCTGGCTGCCGCAGCGCCACGTCCCTGGGCTGCGCATGTTCCAGATCCAGTACAACAGCTCCATCGACGACTCGCTCGTTTACAG GCTGCTGCCCCCGTCCAGCCGGAGCTTCGTGCTGCGGGATTTGGCCGCTGGCCGCGAATACGACCTCTGCGTCTCCGCGCTCTACGCCGAAGGCACCGCGGCGCCGCCCGCATCCCGGGCTCTGGGCTGCGTCCGCTTC CGGCACAGTCACAAATCCAGTTAG
- the PAK4 gene encoding serine/threonine-protein kinase PAK 4 isoform X2 — MFSKKKKRIEISAPSNFEHRVHTGYDQQEQKFTGLPRQWQGIIEESAKRPKPLVDPVCITAIQHGSQKAEPRPGRQQEAAPNGPAGSTAGSSRAQPPGPPRSKVPEPPAGLTPHASEPHLARPPQPGPPPPAIGPQQPCSPQREPQRVSHEQFRAALQMVVDPGDPRTYLDNFIKIGEGSTGIVCIATVKSSGKLVAVKKMDLRKQQRRELLFNEVVIMRDYQHENVVEMYNSYLVGDELWVVMEFLEGGALTDIVTHTRMNEEQIAAVCLAVLKALSVLHAQGVIHRDIKSDSILLTHDGRVKLSDFGFCAQVNKEVPRRKSLVGTPYWMAPELISRLPYGPEVDIWSLGVMVIEMVDGEPPYFNEPPLKAMKMIRDNLPPKLKNVHKVSPSLKGFLDRMLVRDPVQRATANELLKHPFLGKAGPPSCIVPLMRQNRMR; from the exons ATGTTCAGCAAGAAGAAGAAACGCATTGAGATCTCTGCACCCTCCAACTTCGAGCACCGCGTCCACACCGGGTACgaccagcaggagcagaagtTCACAGGGCTGCCGCGGCAATGGCAGGGCATCATCGAGGAGTCTGCCAAGAGGCCCAAGCCCCTGGTGGACCCCGTGTGTATCACAGCCATCCAGCACGGCTCACAGAAG GCTGAACCTCGGCCGGGCagacagcaggaagcagcaccCAACGggccagcaggcagcaccgcCGGCTCCTCTCGAGCCCAGCCCCCCGGCCCACCCCGCTCCAAGGTCCCTGAGCCCCCCGCTGGCCTCACCCCGCACGCCTCCGAGCCCCACCTGGCCCGTCCTCCACAGCCTGGCCCCCCGCCCCCCGCTATCGGCCCACAGCAGCCCTGTTCACCCCAACGAGAGCCCCAACGCGTCTCCCACGAACAATTCcgggcagctctgcagatggTGGTGGATCCAGGAGATCCCCGCACCTATCTGGATAACTTCATCAAGATAGGAGAGGGATCCACTGGCATCGTTTGCATCGCCACTGTGAAGAGCAGCGGCAAGCTGGTGGCTGTCAAGAAGATGGACCTGCGCAAGCAGCAGCGGCGTGAGCTGCTCTTCAATGAG GTGGTGATCATGCGGGACTACCAGCACGAGAACGTGGTGGAGATGTACAACAGCTACCTGGTGGGCGACGAGCTGTGGGTGGTGATGGAGTTCCTGGAGGGTGGCGCGCTGACCGACATCGTGACGCACACCCG GATGAACGAGGAGCAGATTGCAGCTGTCTGCCTGGCCGTGCTGAAGGCGTTGTCTGTGCTGCACGCGCAGGGTGTCATCCATCGCGACATCAAGAGCGACTCCATCCTGCTGACGCACGATGGCAGG GTGAAACTCTCTGATTTTGGGTTTTGTGCCCAAGTGAACAAGGAGGTGCCACGGCGGAAGTCGCTGGTGGGGACCCCGTACTGGATGGCACCGGAGCTCATCTCTCGCTTGCCCTACGGCCCAGAG GTGGATATCTGGTCCCTGGGTGTGATGGTGATCGAGATGGTCGATGGGGAGCCGCCGTATTTTAACGAGCCGCCGTTAAAGGCCATGAAAATGATCCGAGACAATCTGCCCCCCAAACTGAAAAACGTGcacaag GTCTCCCCCTCTCTCAAGGGCTTCCTGGACCGCATGCTGGTGCGGGACCCGGTGCAGCGGGCCACAGCCAACGAACTCTTGAAGCATCCCTTCCTGGGCAAGGCGGGCCCCCCCTCCTGCATCGTGCCCCTCATGCGTCAGAACCGCATGCGGTGA
- the PAK4 gene encoding serine/threonine-protein kinase PAK 4 isoform X1, which translates to MFSKKKKRIEISAPSNFEHRVHTGYDQQEQKFTGLPRQWQGIIEESAKRPKPLVDPVCITAIQHGSQKGQPPFPPRRDQLCQENGLSEDFGRSKEKSCSAPRADPDRGKERPRERDPQRPRGQEPGPRTSSRPPPPEYPKPPPERDGPADRDCGERDERVVRRERPEPGDKRPKSTYGNQSSPQSPRDKRPLSGPNIRTPNIPVSEGVMKTAQQTGRPFNTYPRAETDPVRGAGAQAEPRPGRQQEAAPNGPAGSTAGSSRAQPPGPPRSKVPEPPAGLTPHASEPHLARPPQPGPPPPAIGPQQPCSPQREPQRVSHEQFRAALQMVVDPGDPRTYLDNFIKIGEGSTGIVCIATVKSSGKLVAVKKMDLRKQQRRELLFNEVVIMRDYQHENVVEMYNSYLVGDELWVVMEFLEGGALTDIVTHTRMNEEQIAAVCLAVLKALSVLHAQGVIHRDIKSDSILLTHDGRVKLSDFGFCAQVNKEVPRRKSLVGTPYWMAPELISRLPYGPEVDIWSLGVMVIEMVDGEPPYFNEPPLKAMKMIRDNLPPKLKNVHKVSPSLKGFLDRMLVRDPVQRATANELLKHPFLGKAGPPSCIVPLMRQNRMR; encoded by the exons ATGTTCAGCAAGAAGAAGAAACGCATTGAGATCTCTGCACCCTCCAACTTCGAGCACCGCGTCCACACCGGGTACgaccagcaggagcagaagtTCACAGGGCTGCCGCGGCAATGGCAGGGCATCATCGAGGAGTCTGCCAAGAGGCCCAAGCCCCTGGTGGACCCCGTGTGTATCACAGCCATCCAGCACGGCTCACAGAAG GGACAGCCCCCTTTCCCACCCCGGCGTGACCAGCTCTGCCAGGAGAACGGCCTTTCCGAGGATTTTGGCCGCAGCAAGGAGAAGAGCTGCTCCGCACCTCGCGCCGATCCCGACCGGGGCAAGGAGC GACCCCGCGAGCGGGACCCACAGCGGCCCCGAGGGCAGGAGCCCGGCCCCAGAACCAGCAGTCGCCCACCCCCTCCTGAGTACCCCAAGCCCCCCCCTGAACGGGACGGCCCCGCCGACAGGGACTGCGGCGAACGGGACGAGCGCGTGGTGCGACGGGAGCGCCCCGAACCCGGTGACAAGCGACCCAAATCCACCTACGGCAACCAAAGCAGCCCTCAGTCCCCCCGTGACAAACGCCCGCTCTCCGGGCCCAATATCCGGACTCCCAACATCCCCGTGTCCGAAGGGGTGATGAAGACCGCCCAGCAGACGGGACGACCCTTTAATACCTACCCACGAGCTGAGACCGACCCCGTCCGGGGTGCGGGTGCACAG GCTGAACCTCGGCCGGGCagacagcaggaagcagcaccCAACGggccagcaggcagcaccgcCGGCTCCTCTCGAGCCCAGCCCCCCGGCCCACCCCGCTCCAAGGTCCCTGAGCCCCCCGCTGGCCTCACCCCGCACGCCTCCGAGCCCCACCTGGCCCGTCCTCCACAGCCTGGCCCCCCGCCCCCCGCTATCGGCCCACAGCAGCCCTGTTCACCCCAACGAGAGCCCCAACGCGTCTCCCACGAACAATTCcgggcagctctgcagatggTGGTGGATCCAGGAGATCCCCGCACCTATCTGGATAACTTCATCAAGATAGGAGAGGGATCCACTGGCATCGTTTGCATCGCCACTGTGAAGAGCAGCGGCAAGCTGGTGGCTGTCAAGAAGATGGACCTGCGCAAGCAGCAGCGGCGTGAGCTGCTCTTCAATGAG GTGGTGATCATGCGGGACTACCAGCACGAGAACGTGGTGGAGATGTACAACAGCTACCTGGTGGGCGACGAGCTGTGGGTGGTGATGGAGTTCCTGGAGGGTGGCGCGCTGACCGACATCGTGACGCACACCCG GATGAACGAGGAGCAGATTGCAGCTGTCTGCCTGGCCGTGCTGAAGGCGTTGTCTGTGCTGCACGCGCAGGGTGTCATCCATCGCGACATCAAGAGCGACTCCATCCTGCTGACGCACGATGGCAGG GTGAAACTCTCTGATTTTGGGTTTTGTGCCCAAGTGAACAAGGAGGTGCCACGGCGGAAGTCGCTGGTGGGGACCCCGTACTGGATGGCACCGGAGCTCATCTCTCGCTTGCCCTACGGCCCAGAG GTGGATATCTGGTCCCTGGGTGTGATGGTGATCGAGATGGTCGATGGGGAGCCGCCGTATTTTAACGAGCCGCCGTTAAAGGCCATGAAAATGATCCGAGACAATCTGCCCCCCAAACTGAAAAACGTGcacaag GTCTCCCCCTCTCTCAAGGGCTTCCTGGACCGCATGCTGGTGCGGGACCCGGTGCAGCGGGCCACAGCCAACGAACTCTTGAAGCATCCCTTCCTGGGCAAGGCGGGCCCCCCCTCCTGCATCGTGCCCCTCATGCGTCAGAACCGCATGCGGTGA